Proteins from a single region of Desulfovibrio sp. JC022:
- a CDS encoding biotin carboxylase N-terminal domain-containing protein, whose amino-acid sequence MNPKTDKVLIANRGEIAVRIMQACKDLGLSFVSVYTAEDKDSGHVTIARELGGEAAVYKIRSYNDAGDILSVADETMCTAVHPGYGFFSENFRFARRVTERDRPMTFIGPSWWVIRDLGDKINTKRLARKLGVPTIPGSDRAIYDELEAEEIASNLFEFQKEQGVRNPVVLVKASAGGGGMGIDEVYSIEEFRQVYRQIRNYSLRTFNDEGVLIEQRIFNFNHLEVQIVSERSGKQHVHFGTRNCSVQSPGRQKRIEVAPGFCPESIAYSFDAKKVLDDIVEHSLSMAREINYDNVGTWEWIVTPKGAPFLMEVNTRIQVENGVSAAISRIKGNPDVNLIKEQIRLALGDDMGYTQDDITFEGVGIEYRIIAEDTDDKFAPWAGKIENLHWDEHGWLKMHTHIPKDLPYQIPTEFDPNLALAIIWGKDLEESKKRGLEFLDEFVLEGKDRKEVSLKSNLKFLAKKSTNILEF is encoded by the coding sequence TTGAATCCCAAAACAGATAAAGTACTTATTGCTAACCGAGGCGAGATCGCCGTGCGCATCATGCAGGCATGTAAAGATCTCGGACTCAGTTTCGTCAGTGTATACACGGCTGAGGACAAAGATTCCGGACACGTAACCATTGCCAGAGAACTTGGCGGTGAAGCTGCGGTCTACAAAATCAGATCCTACAACGATGCCGGAGACATCCTCTCCGTTGCGGATGAGACCATGTGTACCGCTGTGCATCCGGGTTACGGATTCTTCTCCGAAAACTTTCGTTTCGCCCGCAGGGTAACCGAAAGGGATCGTCCTATGACTTTCATCGGGCCTTCCTGGTGGGTAATCCGCGATCTCGGCGACAAGATCAACACCAAACGTCTGGCAAGAAAACTCGGCGTACCGACCATTCCCGGTTCCGACAGAGCCATTTACGATGAACTGGAAGCGGAAGAAATCGCATCCAACCTGTTCGAATTCCAAAAAGAACAGGGAGTGCGTAACCCCGTTGTCCTCGTAAAAGCATCTGCCGGCGGTGGTGGTATGGGTATTGACGAAGTTTACTCCATCGAGGAATTCCGTCAGGTTTACCGTCAGATCAGAAACTACTCCCTGCGTACCTTCAACGACGAAGGCGTACTCATTGAGCAGCGTATCTTCAACTTCAACCACCTTGAAGTTCAGATCGTTTCCGAACGCTCCGGCAAACAACATGTCCATTTCGGCACCAGAAACTGCTCTGTGCAGAGTCCCGGCCGCCAGAAAAGGATTGAAGTTGCCCCCGGCTTCTGCCCAGAAAGCATCGCCTATTCCTTTGATGCCAAAAAAGTACTCGATGACATCGTCGAGCACTCCCTGAGCATGGCCCGCGAAATCAATTACGACAACGTGGGAACATGGGAATGGATCGTAACACCTAAAGGCGCGCCCTTCCTCATGGAAGTCAACACCCGCATTCAGGTTGAAAACGGTGTTTCCGCCGCCATTTCACGCATCAAGGGCAACCCGGACGTAAACCTGATCAAAGAACAGATCAGGCTCGCTCTCGGCGATGACATGGGCTACACTCAGGATGACATCACCTTTGAAGGTGTGGGAATCGAATACAGAATCATTGCAGAAGACACTGACGACAAATTCGCACCGTGGGCAGGCAAAATTGAAAATCTCCATTGGGATGAGCATGGATGGCTCAAGATGCACACCCACATCCCCAAAGACCTGCCCTACCAGATTCCCACAGAATTTGACCCCAACCTGGCTCTGGCCATTATCTGGGGCAAGGACCTTGAGGAATCCAAGAAACGCGGACTCGAATTCCTTGATGAATTCGTTCTGGAAGGCAAGGACAGAAAGGAAGTTTCCCTGAAGTCCAACCTCAAGTTTCTGGCCAAAAAATCAACAAACATACTGGAATTCTAA
- a CDS encoding carboxyl transferase domain-containing protein — protein sequence MDIEKKLDGLVKRVQYARDILGDAEDRRLTAFAGKLDAFLETSINKTQEELWDKLNTYDESLAVLEKDLDKTLSAMDKVRIVRHSERICLEDILENVYDNYTVVGGKDDMSIDPGMVIARAYITRRVGKKVHNQPVMVVGQEKGHGQEFRNGGCIKPWGNANALRYMKVAARENIPIHTYVFTPGSYPVEDYPGAAQQIAENIYEMCGLDVPVISVISEGGSGGAEAIAMADKRLMLSHGYYSVISPEGAAAIEGRIRGGERAPAELIETCAKSQCITADDNLRFGYIDGVIREPALGARPEHFDFYKMVRAEVIRATDEVVLSVKGLRLFSKAAIKNRNKKDLTDESVFVRWQISPNAKDRLLWKRYKKYRRMAQDAFDDKRSFLEKLNSAKVDAMAAAYSTVRYDMIRKYQSKIQALADEAKDEMHVVTNKFDKLKHMLLGKMGASTKSVSEVEAALTKLSEDSEPDLPPSDYRHYVSPRASEDKEITCPNAEKNGCLEIWSRDLFDEFAGVCPTCGHHFPMEYRWYMANLFDWGTVREFNKSICSANPTGFPNFQERLDGAKAKTGLQSGCITYEGAIKHTKVTCATLVAPFRGGSVGAAEGEKFIRALELAGKKRYPFLAYVHGTAGIRIQEGTNGLIQMPRVTMAVRRYIESGGLYIVLYDTNSYAGPVASFLGCSPYQYAVRSSRIGFAGPGVIKETTGMEIPPDYHSAYNALSRGHIQDIWDRRDIRRNLHQAFLTVGGRNLYYR from the coding sequence ATGGATATAGAAAAAAAACTGGATGGGTTGGTCAAGCGGGTCCAGTATGCGCGTGATATTCTCGGTGATGCCGAGGACAGACGCCTTACTGCCTTCGCAGGCAAGCTTGATGCCTTCCTTGAAACCAGCATAAATAAGACTCAGGAAGAACTGTGGGATAAGCTCAATACTTACGACGAGAGCCTCGCAGTACTGGAAAAAGACCTCGATAAAACCCTGTCCGCCATGGACAAGGTTCGTATCGTCCGTCATTCCGAAAGAATCTGCCTCGAAGACATCCTTGAAAACGTCTACGACAACTACACTGTTGTAGGTGGTAAGGATGACATGAGCATTGACCCCGGCATGGTTATCGCCAGGGCCTACATCACCCGCCGCGTGGGCAAAAAAGTCCACAACCAGCCGGTAATGGTCGTAGGTCAGGAAAAAGGCCATGGTCAGGAATTCCGTAACGGCGGCTGCATTAAGCCGTGGGGTAATGCCAACGCCCTGCGCTACATGAAAGTTGCCGCACGCGAAAATATCCCCATCCACACCTACGTTTTCACCCCCGGTTCCTATCCGGTGGAAGATTACCCCGGTGCGGCCCAGCAGATCGCGGAAAACATCTACGAAATGTGCGGCCTTGATGTTCCTGTCATTTCCGTTATTTCCGAAGGTGGGTCCGGCGGCGCAGAAGCCATCGCCATGGCTGATAAACGCCTCATGCTTTCCCACGGTTACTATTCCGTTATCTCTCCCGAAGGTGCAGCCGCAATTGAAGGCCGTATCCGCGGTGGAGAACGCGCTCCAGCAGAACTGATCGAAACCTGCGCCAAATCCCAGTGCATCACTGCGGATGACAACCTGCGTTTCGGTTACATTGACGGTGTCATCCGTGAGCCTGCTCTCGGTGCACGTCCAGAACATTTTGATTTCTACAAGATGGTTCGCGCTGAAGTAATCCGGGCTACCGATGAAGTTGTACTGAGCGTAAAAGGCTTACGCCTGTTCAGTAAAGCGGCCATCAAAAACCGCAATAAAAAAGATCTTACTGACGAATCCGTATTCGTCCGCTGGCAGATCAGCCCCAATGCCAAGGACAGGCTGCTCTGGAAGCGTTATAAAAAATACCGCCGCATGGCACAGGATGCTTTCGACGACAAGCGTTCTTTCCTTGAAAAGCTCAACTCCGCAAAAGTTGACGCCATGGCCGCTGCGTATTCCACCGTACGCTACGACATGATCAGGAAGTACCAGTCCAAGATTCAGGCCCTTGCTGATGAAGCAAAGGACGAAATGCATGTTGTTACCAACAAATTCGACAAGCTTAAACACATGCTCCTCGGCAAGATGGGCGCAAGTACCAAAAGCGTTTCCGAGGTTGAAGCGGCTTTGACCAAGCTTTCCGAAGATTCAGAACCGGATCTTCCGCCATCTGATTATCGCCATTATGTCAGCCCGCGCGCCAGCGAAGATAAGGAAATCACCTGTCCCAACGCTGAGAAGAACGGCTGTCTCGAAATCTGGTCCCGTGACCTTTTCGATGAATTCGCCGGAGTATGCCCCACTTGCGGACACCATTTTCCCATGGAATACCGCTGGTACATGGCCAACCTCTTCGACTGGGGAACAGTTCGCGAATTCAACAAATCCATATGCTCTGCCAACCCCACCGGTTTTCCCAACTTTCAGGAAAGACTGGATGGTGCCAAGGCCAAGACCGGGCTGCAATCCGGTTGCATCACCTATGAAGGTGCCATTAAGCACACCAAGGTGACCTGTGCGACTCTCGTAGCCCCATTCCGTGGCGGTTCCGTAGGTGCGGCAGAAGGTGAGAAATTCATCCGCGCCCTTGAGCTGGCCGGCAAGAAACGTTACCCCTTCCTCGCATACGTGCACGGTACTGCCGGAATCCGTATTCAGGAAGGCACCAACGGCCTGATCCAGATGCCGCGTGTAACCATGGCTGTACGCCGTTACATCGAGTCCGGCGGACTCTACATCGTCCTGTACGATACCAACTCCTACGCCGGACCGGTAGCAAGTTTCCTCGGCTGCTCACCCTATCAGTACGCAGTACGTTCCTCCCGTATCGGATTTGCCGGTCCGGGTGTTATCAAAGAAACCACCGGCATGGAAATTCCGCCGGACTACCATTCCGCATACAACGCACTCTCCAGAGGTCATATTCAAGACATCTGGGATCGCCGCGACATCCGCCGCAACCTGCATCAGGCTTTCCTGACCGTAGGTGGCCGCAACCTCTATTACAGATAA
- a CDS encoding tetratricopeptide repeat protein, whose protein sequence is MSNSFDVLKEKCPLLFCGILLCFICISCKAADKPVADSGDVVKEGVRLNKQAEKAFVSALKRVRKHRTLFKDRESYPPLKDGLIQSYLFLDQNKGDEKAVAALAAMDKGDVRPAANWFKEKYVRDVISDPQGAAILLRHCGQLKMFYDPVSGVNILYRASGHEPGNYQAMMNLGIYLNRMCKYSNADVILRKAMYQAQKAGDDSVQAIVSSEMAYSYRMRGKAKLAKKYFLKSVEKSKAAGNDHRVAIGLFQLGMICEQLKDSYCAEIYYGRALAEYEKFGWKKDVAAMNLKLGRIYVDQQKWLLSEGYIRKAVSGYQDSGYKLGLAMSYLLYADFYKGQVKNDQAIASYGKAQKIYASLKMREHVAKVYKEIGFIKFDQGNVIKAMDDWLAALKIYKDVGADSEVEALYSLLGVASFVVGDVSGGLDLMQQGIKERKRETGEFEEATGFIVIGRHEKLLGNIAKAEDSFMKARNLSRKHKLNWVQGMASFHLAGLYLGQDKIQKAEPLYLESRALMEELEDHHMVASNNSALGMIYFKQNKYDRSEKCLLKARAVCVQEGDKGSVRVIDYALKKIEKNRK, encoded by the coding sequence ATGTCTAATAGTTTTGATGTGTTGAAAGAAAAATGCCCTCTGCTGTTTTGTGGGATATTGCTTTGTTTCATTTGTATTTCCTGTAAGGCAGCGGACAAGCCGGTTGCCGATAGCGGGGATGTTGTAAAAGAAGGTGTCCGTTTGAATAAGCAGGCTGAGAAGGCTTTTGTGAGTGCTTTAAAGAGAGTTAGAAAGCATCGCACGCTTTTCAAGGATCGGGAATCTTATCCTCCACTTAAAGATGGTCTTATACAGTCTTATCTTTTTCTGGATCAAAATAAAGGTGATGAGAAAGCCGTCGCAGCTCTTGCTGCCATGGACAAGGGCGATGTCCGACCTGCCGCAAATTGGTTTAAGGAAAAATATGTGCGTGATGTGATAAGTGACCCGCAGGGGGCGGCAATTCTATTGCGTCATTGCGGGCAGTTAAAAATGTTTTATGATCCAGTTTCAGGGGTGAATATACTCTACCGGGCCAGCGGTCATGAACCCGGAAATTACCAGGCCATGATGAATCTGGGAATTTATCTGAATCGCATGTGCAAGTATTCCAATGCAGATGTTATCTTGCGCAAAGCCATGTATCAGGCCCAAAAAGCAGGGGATGATTCCGTTCAGGCTATAGTTTCCAGTGAGATGGCTTATAGTTACCGTATGCGTGGTAAGGCAAAGCTGGCAAAAAAATATTTCCTGAAGTCCGTGGAAAAGAGTAAAGCCGCAGGTAATGATCATCGTGTGGCGATAGGTCTATTCCAGTTGGGCATGATTTGCGAACAGCTTAAAGATAGTTATTGCGCTGAAATTTATTATGGCAGGGCGTTGGCGGAATATGAAAAATTCGGTTGGAAGAAAGATGTTGCGGCCATGAATTTGAAGTTGGGCAGGATCTATGTGGATCAGCAAAAATGGCTGCTTTCCGAAGGATATATCCGTAAGGCGGTATCCGGTTATCAAGATTCGGGATACAAACTTGGGCTTGCTATGAGCTATCTGCTTTATGCCGATTTTTATAAAGGGCAGGTCAAAAATGATCAGGCCATCGCCAGCTACGGCAAAGCGCAAAAGATTTACGCGTCCCTGAAAATGCGTGAGCATGTAGCAAAAGTATATAAGGAAATAGGTTTCATTAAGTTTGACCAAGGCAATGTAATCAAAGCTATGGATGACTGGCTTGCCGCTTTAAAGATTTATAAAGATGTTGGTGCAGATAGTGAAGTGGAGGCTCTTTATTCTTTGCTGGGCGTAGCTTCTTTTGTCGTCGGTGATGTCTCCGGTGGGTTGGATCTTATGCAGCAAGGCATAAAGGAAAGAAAGCGTGAAACAGGAGAATTCGAAGAAGCTACAGGGTTTATTGTCATTGGGCGCCATGAAAAATTACTCGGAAATATTGCTAAGGCAGAAGATTCCTTTATGAAGGCTCGTAATTTGAGCCGTAAGCATAAACTGAACTGGGTTCAGGGAATGGCTTCTTTTCATTTGGCAGGCTTGTACCTTGGTCAAGATAAAATACAGAAAGCAGAACCGCTGTATTTAGAGTCTCGGGCTTTAATGGAAGAGCTTGAGGATCATCATATGGTTGCATCAAATAATTCAGCCCTTGGAATGATATATTTCAAGCAGAATAAATATGACCGGTCTGAAAAGTGTTTGTTGAAGGCCCGTGCTGTCTGCGTGCAGGAAGGGGATAAAGGTTCGGTTAGGGTTATAGATTACGCCTTGAAAAAGATTGAGAAAAACCGGAAATAG
- a CDS encoding winged helix-turn-helix domain-containing protein yields the protein MASDENFCPRVRLNLWLETEEGMLFGLGRAQLLEQIEKQGSLNKAAKALGMSYRAAWGRLKNTEEVLGDSLVLKTRGRKGCSLTPLGERVLEDYRQWVQEVENFAVMTARKSFPWNIASYEEDMERIAQEKKGKK from the coding sequence ATGGCGAGTGATGAAAATTTCTGTCCGAGAGTGCGGTTGAATCTATGGCTGGAAACAGAAGAAGGAATGCTGTTCGGTCTTGGAAGGGCGCAACTGCTGGAGCAGATTGAAAAACAGGGTTCGCTGAACAAGGCAGCCAAAGCACTCGGCATGTCCTACCGCGCAGCATGGGGCAGGCTTAAAAATACTGAAGAAGTTTTGGGAGATTCTCTGGTGCTTAAAACCCGTGGCCGCAAGGGTTGTAGCCTGACTCCGCTGGGAGAGCGGGTATTGGAAGACTACCGTCAATGGGTGCAGGAAGTGGAAAATTTCGCAGTCATGACCGCCCGCAAATCCTTTCCGTGGAATATCGCATCTTATGAGGAAGATATGGAGCGTATTGCACAGGAGAAGAAGGGTAAGAAGTAG
- a CDS encoding MATE family efflux transporter, whose protein sequence is MNMTTADMTNAPYRTIWNLSWPQILMMLFHLMIGLVDVWVASKLGREIQASMGMISQSLFFFLVIAMATANGSVAAISQSIGAGMILRAKRYVGLCCIIGAILGLTIFTFGFPYRNGILTLLQVPSEMRYVMEYFIEVFLYLVPIYYMLIITNAVFRAQKKVFLPLYSMIIVTVTNTIGDLGLGLGMWGLPDLGYKGLAWATFGSVTMGAIFNLAVLYRSGDLRRKCIAPLKWMKSAFPYLFKVAWPSGLMQLVWHSGYMVLYSITASLPEGNVIALAGMTAGIRIESILFLPAFAFNMTASIIIGHYLGDGKADEAKKFGYRILFLAIGFLSITALLLWQVIYPVTAIIAPEQVVLDEAVNYLYYNMLAIPFTLTSMIMAGALNGAGATIYNLFIFAITVWGCRLPLAYFLGHEVLHSATGIWMAMLISQGLQAAIIFYTFSCKNWQKFSMIKKNNKRTSND, encoded by the coding sequence ATGAATATGACCACCGCAGACATGACCAACGCTCCATACAGAACCATATGGAACCTGTCATGGCCGCAAATCCTGATGATGCTCTTTCACCTGATGATCGGCCTTGTGGACGTCTGGGTAGCATCCAAGCTGGGCCGCGAAATTCAGGCCTCCATGGGCATGATCAGTCAATCCTTGTTTTTCTTTCTGGTCATCGCCATGGCTACCGCAAACGGATCTGTAGCCGCAATCAGCCAGTCCATCGGTGCGGGCATGATACTGAGGGCAAAACGGTACGTAGGCCTGTGCTGCATCATCGGCGCAATCTTGGGCTTAACTATATTCACCTTCGGATTTCCATACCGCAACGGGATACTGACCCTTTTGCAGGTTCCTAGTGAAATGCGTTATGTCATGGAATATTTCATCGAGGTATTTCTCTATCTCGTGCCCATCTATTACATGCTCATCATTACCAATGCTGTCTTCCGGGCGCAAAAAAAAGTATTTTTGCCCCTGTACAGCATGATCATCGTAACAGTTACCAACACCATCGGCGACCTAGGCTTAGGCCTAGGCATGTGGGGTCTGCCCGATCTCGGATACAAGGGCCTTGCATGGGCAACATTCGGCTCCGTAACGATGGGGGCCATCTTCAACCTCGCAGTCCTCTATCGTTCCGGTGACCTGCGCCGCAAATGCATTGCCCCGCTGAAATGGATGAAAAGTGCCTTCCCTTATCTTTTCAAAGTAGCATGGCCCAGTGGATTAATGCAATTAGTTTGGCATTCCGGCTACATGGTACTCTACTCCATCACTGCCAGCCTGCCCGAAGGCAACGTTATCGCGCTGGCAGGTATGACCGCAGGAATCCGTATTGAATCGATCCTTTTCCTACCCGCATTTGCCTTCAACATGACTGCGTCCATCATCATCGGGCATTACCTTGGTGACGGCAAAGCTGACGAGGCCAAGAAATTCGGGTATAGAATACTGTTTCTGGCTATCGGGTTCCTGAGCATCACCGCCCTGCTGCTTTGGCAGGTAATCTATCCGGTAACCGCCATCATCGCCCCGGAACAGGTGGTTCTTGATGAAGCTGTAAACTATCTTTATTACAACATGCTCGCGATCCCGTTCACCCTGACCTCCATGATCATGGCCGGAGCTTTGAACGGAGCAGGCGCGACCATCTACAACCTGTTCATCTTTGCCATCACCGTTTGGGGATGCAGGCTGCCGCTGGCCTATTTTCTCGGCCACGAAGTACTTCATTCAGCCACCGGAATCTGGATGGCCATGCTCATCTCACAGGGATTGCAGGCCGCCATCATTTTTTACACATTCTCATGCAAAAACTGGCAGAAGTTCAGCATGATCAAGAAAAACAATAAAAGGACCAGTAATGACTAA
- a CDS encoding DUF2156 domain-containing protein, with amino-acid sequence MTNEFKPITLECQDKFDDALAACPQRTSDYTFANIWGWTEHYGLELRCGQSGLIHVRQTKPEVINWAPIGDWFSADWEKCELMNTPGTKFTRVPEKLALYLKELFSDKIEITENRDHFDYVYSVQELIELRGNRFHKKKNLYRQFMKKYDYEYREITPDCVEEVLEMQLEWYRWQEENNHSDALVAENEAIAKVLKEMDTIKNLSGGTLRIGNRIIAYTIAEPLGDDTIVIHFEKGNTYFKGVYQAINQMFLENNASDRKFVNREQDLGEPGLRKAKESYNPVNFMKKYELTVL; translated from the coding sequence ATGACTAACGAATTCAAGCCCATAACTCTTGAATGTCAGGATAAATTTGATGATGCCCTTGCGGCCTGCCCACAACGGACTTCCGACTACACTTTCGCAAATATCTGGGGCTGGACCGAACACTACGGACTTGAATTGCGTTGCGGTCAGTCCGGGCTGATCCATGTGCGTCAGACTAAGCCCGAAGTCATTAACTGGGCACCCATCGGAGACTGGTTCAGTGCGGATTGGGAAAAATGTGAACTAATGAACACTCCGGGCACCAAGTTCACCCGCGTACCGGAAAAGTTGGCCCTGTATCTCAAGGAACTCTTCAGCGATAAAATCGAAATCACTGAAAACCGGGATCATTTCGATTACGTATATTCCGTACAGGAGCTAATCGAACTGCGCGGCAATCGTTTTCACAAAAAGAAAAATCTCTATCGCCAGTTCATGAAAAAGTACGATTACGAGTACCGTGAAATCACCCCGGACTGCGTTGAGGAAGTGCTGGAAATGCAGCTAGAATGGTATCGCTGGCAGGAAGAAAACAATCACTCTGATGCTCTTGTGGCTGAAAACGAAGCGATCGCCAAAGTGCTTAAGGAAATGGACACCATCAAAAATCTTTCCGGGGGAACTCTGCGTATCGGTAACCGCATCATCGCCTACACCATTGCCGAACCGCTCGGGGACGACACTATCGTTATCCATTTCGAGAAAGGGAACACCTATTTCAAAGGCGTTTACCAAGCCATCAACCAGATGTTTCTGGAGAACAATGCCAGCGACAGAAAGTTCGTCAACCGCGAGCAGGATCTCGGCGAGCCCGGATTGCGTAAAGCAAAAGAATCATACAATCCCGTAAATTTTATGAAGAAATATGAATTGACCGTACTTTAG
- a CDS encoding alkaline phosphatase family protein, translated as MFFKQKERKRLVVLGLDGLPASLALQWATKLPNLGRIAGKCEPISAELPELSPVNWTSFFTAQKPEKHGLYGFTSIDPQNYTLSINNFEQVLCPTIFDALGEKGLVSKIINLPNTYPAKSVRGMLISGFVADSLEKAVQPPFLLGPLRDAGYQLEADTSRGIMDPDYLFDQVALTLERRLKALEMFWNDLAWDLFTIVFTETDRLFHFFYPAFEDENHPLYPKAAEFMHNWDRAIGIVLDKFEALPGDKKLIAFADHGFAALETEVDLNTFLVQHGYLEYTQPAKDQWDSTIISPSSKAFALDPGRIYIHTSDRFGRGQVSPEQAMNIASEIAAKLMLLEFNGQKIMDSVQTTREAYGVNPIGDPPDLICTARPGFDLKAKFDRVEIFGFHGRTGTHTVKDAFFYSSDGQQISTMHQTGQIILDWFNITLTD; from the coding sequence ATGTTTTTTAAGCAAAAAGAAAGAAAGAGATTAGTAGTATTGGGGCTGGATGGACTTCCGGCCTCTCTTGCTTTGCAATGGGCGACTAAACTGCCCAATCTGGGCCGTATTGCAGGTAAATGCGAGCCTATTTCAGCCGAATTGCCGGAACTTTCCCCGGTAAACTGGACTTCATTCTTCACTGCGCAGAAGCCGGAGAAGCACGGACTTTACGGGTTCACGTCCATTGATCCGCAAAATTATACGCTTTCCATCAATAACTTTGAGCAAGTACTCTGTCCGACCATTTTCGATGCGCTGGGTGAAAAAGGACTGGTCAGCAAAATTATCAATCTACCCAACACTTACCCCGCTAAGTCGGTACGGGGTATGCTCATTTCCGGCTTTGTGGCTGACTCCCTTGAAAAAGCCGTGCAACCGCCATTTCTGCTTGGCCCGTTGCGTGATGCGGGATACCAGCTTGAAGCGGATACCAGCCGGGGCATTATGGACCCGGATTATCTTTTTGATCAGGTTGCACTAACCCTTGAACGCCGCTTGAAAGCACTGGAAATGTTCTGGAACGACCTTGCGTGGGATTTGTTCACCATCGTCTTTACGGAGACGGACCGCCTTTTTCACTTTTTCTATCCCGCTTTCGAGGACGAAAATCATCCGCTTTATCCCAAGGCTGCTGAATTCATGCACAATTGGGACCGGGCAATCGGCATTGTGCTCGATAAATTTGAAGCTCTGCCGGGTGATAAAAAACTGATTGCATTCGCCGACCACGGCTTTGCGGCACTTGAAACCGAAGTAGACCTGAACACCTTCCTCGTGCAGCATGGCTATCTTGAATACACTCAGCCCGCAAAAGACCAATGGGATTCGACAATTATTTCCCCGAGCAGTAAAGCATTTGCCCTTGATCCCGGAAGAATATATATCCATACGTCTGATCGTTTCGGACGAGGACAGGTCAGCCCAGAACAAGCAATGAACATCGCTTCTGAAATAGCTGCGAAGCTTATGCTGCTCGAATTCAACGGCCAAAAGATCATGGATTCAGTGCAGACAACGCGCGAAGCTTACGGAGTTAACCCCATAGGCGACCCGCCGGACCTGATCTGCACCGCCAGACCGGGATTCGATCTCAAAGCCAAATTTGACCGAGTCGAGATATTCGGATTCCACGGCAGAACCGGAACACACACTGTAAAAGACGCATTCTTCTACAGTTCCGACGGGCAGCAGATAAGCACCATGCACCAGACCGGACAAATCATACTTGACTGGTTTAATATTACTTTGACAGATTAA